In Hemiscyllium ocellatum isolate sHemOce1 chromosome 38, sHemOce1.pat.X.cur, whole genome shotgun sequence, the genomic window GACAGTGAGTCTCACGCCAGTGGTAGGGAAAACtattggagaaatttctgaaggagAGCATCTATCTCCACTTGGAGGAGTAAGACTTGATGTgtatagtcagcatagctttgtcaaAGAGATCATGTCTTATAAatctgattgaatgttttgaggtaACCATGTTGGTAGATAAGGGTGGTGTAGTTGATGTTTATACGGATTCCaacaaagcctttgacaatgtcCCACAAAGGGACTTACCAAGAAGTCAAGTCCACATGGGATCCAGAATAATTTGATGAAGTGGATTCAAAATTgtaagacagagagtgatgacaGGAAGCTGCTTTAGTGACTGGAGGCAGTGTCTAGTGGTGTATGCTGGGTCCCCttttattcatcatttatatataagACATAGATGACTGTGCAGGATTGGATTattaagtttgcatatgacacaaagattggatgGCTGGTTAACAGTGCTGTTGAGTGTCTTGGGCTACAAAAAGATAGAAGTGGGATGGTCAAATGggcagataagtggcagatggaatttaacgcTGAAAAGTGTGTCATtgtactttggaaggagtaactggaCAAGGGAGTGTTCAATGAATGGCATGAAGTTCtatggaacaaagggaccttgggagTGTTTGTCCATAGATCTCTGAAGGCGGAAGGATATGTTTGTAGGGTGGTGAAAAAGACATATGGGACATGTCTTTATCAATTATGGCATTGATTACAAAAGCAGGGAAGTCATGTTGGAGTGGTATGAACTTCAGAGTGTCCACACTTAGAATACTCTGTAcctttctggtcaccacattacagcaaGCGTATGATTGCATGGAGGGAGTGCAGGAGAGATTCAccaggtggcatggtagctcagtggttaacactactgcctcacagtgccagggacttgggtttaattccagactcaggtgactgtcagtgtggagtttgcacattctcccagtgtcgtgtggggtgctctggtttcctcccaaagtccaaatatctgctggttaggtgaactggccacagtaaattgcccatggtgttcagggatgtgcaccatagtcaggggaaatgtagagtaatagggtaggggaatgtgtctgggtgggttactctttggagggtcagtgtggacttgttgggcctaatggcctgtttccacactgcagggattctacacttctgccttttctttctttcagaaGGTCACAAATCTATAGACGTCACTTCCTGAAAAGTGGGGCAAACAGTACCTTTACTTAATTTCTGAGGCCAAGATGGGTGACCTTTTCGATATGCAAGCTGAtgagagaggtaggcaggaaTATAGATTTGAGGTTACTATCAGATGAGTCAAAATTGTAGTAAATAGTGGAGCAAGCTCGAGGGGACGAATACACTCCCCCTGTTCTTTGTGTGTTACTGGCAGAGAGAAAACACTGAAGGGAGAAGTTTGTGACTGCTGCTGGGGTACCAGGCATTAAAACACCTGCTTCTTAACCTATGGTCACACATTAGTTGAACTTGGTTCCAACATCTGGCAGAGTAGGCAAGTGACACCCTCTGTACTTTCAGTCAGTGGTACCCTGGTGTTGCATGCATTTGCAAAGGCTGCTCTGTATTTTTCCATTCCTGGTGGCTCAGGTTATGCCCGACTCTTGTTGAATTGGGCCACACTTGTGGGTAGAGTGCTGTAGTGGCTTCTAGAGTATGGCTTAGCAGTAAGCTCTCCCTTCGATAACAATGACCATCATGCCTGTTGAAAGCATCACAGGGTGACAGTCAACCTGTTAAAAACATACCTTCCAAAGCCGATCAGTTCAACCAACCAGTAAGCAGTCAAtgagctggagtcacatgtaggccaggatgacagtttccattcttaaaggacattagtgaacctgatggattTTCCCTGACAATCGGCAattaattcatggtcatcattagactcttaattccagttttcttattcaattcaaattccacctcacgctgtgctgggatttgaactcacgtcCTCAGGACATTACTTGGTAggctagtggtattgtcactggacaaTCAGCTTCCCTGTAATAGGACTAGTGAGGACTGTCTTCCTACTGCTGAACATGTGTTGTGatggagttaaaaaaaaatcaaatgacactAGCTACAGCTTTGGGGTCTCAAGTATGCTACACCTCACTACTCCTGGAGGCTTAACATGTTTATGGAAGTGCACAAAGtactgagaagatagactcagggTAGCAGAAAACACAGACAAGGTTTCTATATGTAACAAGTATTCttattattacaaataaatagattgtaACCACAGGTGAACAACTATAAATTGTCAACAAATAACTCTCCCTTCCGAAGAGCCCtctgcatacacacacagacacacggaagAAAATAGTGTTATGCATGGAGTGGATAAAGAAACGAAAATTGGGTAAGTGGTTCATTAGCCcatattgtcaggaaaaaccccatagtgttcacggaGGTGATCCTTTTGCTTGccagtattttctgttctttAATCTCTTTCTTCCAGGTTCTTTCCACTTCTTCACAGGAGGCAGAGGCAATTGGTACATTAGCTGCAAAGTCTCCGATCTACTAGTGATaggtcacagcttacagcaactagTGATGGAACATAAACTACCTTTCTTCGGTCTTTAGCTATTTTACTTGTTAGAAAGACACACTACTTTGTCCCTGCAGCAGTCTGAAGGCCTCTGCCAGTATTGTTCACACCCACAAGCTCTTCAACCTACCTAGAGCCAGTTAGTTGTTGTCATGCTCATAGCCTTAGGAATCCACAACTTGACAAAACCAGTTGCCAGCCAAAGCTCACTTTGCACATAGTCCCTGGACTGGCCCGTCTCTAAATTGCCTCCCCTCCTGCTTGAACAGATCGGCAGTGTAAGCACAACTTACAATACAATTCAGAAACTTGATTTTGAGAAAGTGCCACAATTCCTCATTCAATCCTTTTCTTTCAAATTTAGTCCATGAACAAAAATACACAAATATAAATGGATATTGCCCTTAGAAACAAGACTACACAGTGTTGAATATCAAGTGACCTCAAGGATTGGCTATTCTGGATACATTttatgatttgatttgacttattgttgtcacatgtactaagatacagtgaaaaattttgatTTGTGAGCAGCATAGGCAGGTCATAACAAACGAGGACACTTGCTTGCATGAATGTTCATGGAAGTATGAAGCAAGCTTGATACCACACCTCCCTTCCATCCTCCCGTTCTATCTGCTGTCACAATTTCATGTTATTCctcttgaaataaaaaaaagttcccCTGATGTTACTGCACCAAATTTTCATTCTTATTCATTCATAAGATTTAGGTGGCATAAGCATATTGCCTGTCATTAACTACCCTTGAGTAATTATTGCTGGGCTagcttcttcaactgctgcagtacATCTGCTGTATGTGCACCCACAGACCTATTGGGGAGGGTACtgtccaggactttgacccagagacactgaaggaacaatggcGTAGTTTTTCAAGTCTGGATGGTGTATGACTTGCATTGGACAtagtaggtggtggtgttctcaaaTCTGCTGCCCTTTCTGCTCCAAAATAATTGCAGTGTCTGTGCATTAGCTCACACTCCTGATGAACTTTCTGCCAAATCGGACAAATCCACTTGCTGCAGTGTGCAGTTTTCTGCTTTATTAGCAGCTATGTGGCCAATTGTTTTATCATCCATCAACATTTTTGTTAAGTTTTCTCTCTTTGATCTTGGGTGGGATCTTTCGCTGGCAAGTGTTTGTTGCAGATCGCAAACTGTGGTTGGCTAAACCACTTGAGAGggtaaccacattgctttggctCTGGAGTCATGGGCCAGACACCCCAGATAAGAATGGCAAACCTCAAGAGGGCACATTCACAGTTTGGCTTTTAGAACTACTGACGATAGTTCCAGAACTGGTTTTGTGTTTCAGACTTATTAATTGATTTTAACTTCCACCGTGTTGGGGTTTGAAGCTGTGTCTCGACAGCATTAGTGTTATGGGGTGATGTTTTGGATAGGAAGGGAAATGGGAAGAACAGAAGATGGTAACTAGGTAATAGAAATCATTGGATGCATGTCAgggtgaatggtctctttcttcactgtaacaattctgtgattaatTCTATGAACAATCAAGAaatcaaagatgtacagcatggaaacagagcgtttggtgcaactcgtccatgctgactagatttcctaaccgaatctagtcccatttgccaggacttgacCCATATGCCTCTAGTGAAAGTTAGGACtgcgatgctggagattagagacaggactgtggtgctggaaaagcatagcaggtcagacagcatccaaggagcaagaaaatcgatgcttcggacaaaagcccttcattgatGATTCCCaatcattttcctgctcctccggatgctgcctggcctgttgtgcttttccagcatctcacaCTCGactattctccagcatctgcagccctcactttcatctATTCTATTTTAACCTTATTGCGAATTCTCTGCCAAGGATGGCGACCTTGAAGAAGTTCTACTCCTCTCCGTAtgcctataaacccttcctattcatgaaaccatccagatgccttttaacatGTAACTGTATCAGTCCAACGCTACAgcgacaggccctttggcccaaactggtccttACCAATCAAAATGTCAATGCTAAACccttttccctgcacttgacccatatccttccatgtctatgtatttgtccaaatgtcttttaaatgtgcccgcctcaaacacttccactggcagctcattcaaaatGTTTATTACCCTCTCTTgtcaaaacattgcccctcaggttctcaTTTATTCTTTCCTCTCCAAACTTAACCTGATGCCTTCCAGTCCTTGACTCCCCAACTTTGGGAAAGCGACTGAACACACTTAACCTATTCATGCTTCACATGATCTTGTGGAAATTTATAAGATCTCCCATCAGCCTcttacattttaaaagaaaaaagtgCTAGCTTGTCCACTGAGTCCTGGCAAcaactttgtaaatttcttatgcaccctttccagtttaatggtgtccttcctacagcaaggtgaccagaactgatcacaatccTCCAAAtgcgacctcaccaacatcctgtacaactgcgacataacatcccaacttctatattcagtgCCCTGAcagatgaaggccagtgtgccaaaagccttctttactgcTCTATCCACGTGGACACATTACCAATATGCCACATTCTCCTAAGCTTACACACCCGACATGAAACCCACATCACTGATACTGAGATACAAACAGCGAAGGACCCAGCATGAGTCCAGCAGAAGCTCGTTGGAAAGCAGTCCTTCCCATTCCCGAGTTGACCATAAGCTTGTTTGTTGCCATTGGGCGAACTTGGGTCCCACTGGGCCCCTTTCCAGTGAGCTTTTAACTGACAGACCAGACTGAAGCAGCACCCTACTGCGCCTGATGCCAGACATTCTCATGTCCTTCATCACCAATACAGGCacccagcagacaaaggcagggCTCCAAACCGGGTAACACTTTATTGATTCATATAAATTCTGTGAACCAACACTGTCACCCAGGTGGAGTTTGCATTCTGGTTCGGAAGTGCTTTCTTTGCTCCTTTTAGTGTTTCCACAAAAAAGGTGAtttcagcaacaccccccactTCGCCTGTCTACTCCCCCCAACAAACATCTCCCTCTTAAATAAGTGGCACTGGTACTCGGTCGGGGCTGGCGAGGTGCTTACGGTCGGCGATCTCGAAGAGCCCGGGCACAAGGGGCTCTGGCTTCGGGTGGAGATACCATCGCTGCCTCCGGGGCAGTGGGCGGTTGGGGATGCGGTGAAGGTGTGGACGCGCTGGAGTCCCGAGGGGGGCGGGACCGTGCCACTCCTGTCGCACCACCCTGTGCCCGGGCCTCGTCGGCGCCCCCGCTGGCCGGAGGCAGGGCAGACTCCAGGAGGCCGGTGACGCGGCCAAAGCCGCGGTCGATGCGCGCCCCCAACCTTTCCAAGCCTGAGGAGATGGTGCAGGCCAGGGCCTGGATGGCACTGGTCTGAGCCTCGATCAACGAGGCCAAGGCCGGTGCCACGGGCTCCAGAACGGGGGGCTTCACCGCCGTTTCCACTGAGCTAACCATGTGCTCCATGGCAGACTGCAGGGTGGTGATACCCTGAGGCAGAACGCcacacagtatggaagcagagtCTTCAACACTCTCCGATAGGGTGAGGCAGCTCCGAGACAAACTGTCCAAGGCTTCCAGCAGTTGGTGGTGGACATGGAAGATCTTACGCTTGAAAGCCGGGCCACTCAATTCCGCGTCTCGGTGCTCCTCGGCATAGCTGGAGTCGGAGCTGGCCCTGTGGCCAtctgtctcctgcactgtcctttcCAGTATGTTCAGCTCCTGCTCGCTGCCGCCGAACAATTCACCGCGTGAGGACTCTTGGAGTTCGCCCTCTCTCCCATCAGCCACACTGATCTCCGTGTTGTGGTACTGAAAGGACGGAGCTGGTGATGGCGCCTCGCCCATCAGGGGGCGCTCCTCCATCTCGTGCCCAGCCAAGCCCAGGTAATGGGACAGACCTGGAGGAaaaaagggagaggggagaaggggGTCAGCGGGCACCCGGGAGCCAGGGAAGGTAATAGCTGCACGGAGTggccacccacccacccccctccccaccaatcCAGGGCGACCGCGCTTCCGACGCCACGCCTCAGCGAATCACGAGTGGCTACAGGAATGCAGAAGGCACCCTGCGAAACTTGGCCTCCAGCCTCGCCATTCTCGATGCTCCTCCGGCTGTAGATCTCCACAATATCCAGGGCCTCCTGCTCCATCTGGGtgggggcttggatggagagcgGGCGCTCTCCACCGCCCAGCGGGTTCCTTGGTTTCTGCGCCAGCTTGTCCTGCGGAAAGAGCCGGGAACCCGAGTTAGttgctttgtttatttttttttccccctacgTTCAGCAATGTTTGGAAGAACTTGCTGCATCTTCTACCTACGTTCCAGGCGTCGAGGTGAAATTCTCATTAGGCATTAGCAAGTTGCCGATTAAaaagggattattgcttgttaattaCCTTATTAATTCCAGATCTCACCACCTGAATTTTAGTTTCTTTGTTTAATTCACTCGCAAGATGGAATCATCGGCTAGGCcggcatttatcgcccatccccaattgcccagaaggcagttaagaatcaactgtGTTGCTGTGGGTCAGGCCTCACatgtcatagaatctctacagtgtggaacaggccctttgacccaacaagttcacaccaaccctccatagagtaacccacccagacccatttccccacctTATTATCCTTATATTTtctcttgactaatgcacctagcccacacatcctTGAACTTcttgggcaattcagcatggccaatgaacctaaactgcacatctttgcattgtgggaggaaactggagcgcccagaggaaacctacacagacacggggagtgtgcgcaaactccacaaggacaatagccagaggctggaatcgaacccaagtccctagtgctgtgaggcagcaatgctaaccactgaaccaccatgccacaccatgtagaccagactgggtaaggatggcagtttccttcccttaaggatatGTGATTCAGATTGGATTTGTCTGACAGCCAACATTGAGTTAatgatcattagactcttaattctggatttttaaaaaaaaattccatcacGTGCCAAGGCAGAGTTTGAACCAGTGTCCAtggaatattacctgggtctcttggATGAACAATCTAGCGCTTATCCTACTACCCtcccctaacctccattcccctACTGCCAGTATGGCCAGCTGCTGTGAGTCAGATGCAGGGAGAGTGGAGCAGGATGGCCTGGCACAGATGGCACACAGCAGCAGTAGCATCCACAAATGGAAAAGGGAGCTTTTCACAGAATCACCATCTCCACCGTGCAGAtacaggtcattcaacccatcgaatctaCGCTGACCCATTAAAGCACATCCCATCCAGACAGCCTCTGCTCCTGAATTGTcaacatggctaacccacctagcctgccacatccctggacacaccactgggcaatttagcatggacaattgacctaacctgcacatcgttggattgtgggagaaaaccgcaACATCCgggagaaacccacccagacagaaagagaatgtgcaacctccacagtcagtcgcccgaggttagaattgaaccactgtccctggtgttgtgaaacagcagcgctaaccactgagccactgggctgTACGTTCTTGTGGAAGGTCAGTGACCTGCAAGGTCAACTCTTGCTTCCCTCTGCAAGAACTGTTGGCATTTACCAAAAGTGGTCGAAGTTGGATAGATTTTAGCCATAACTGACAGAAAATACACAAAGCCATCACACACAGAGGCCAGGAAATTATTGGGCGTGTGAAGGAAGTTGGAGATTTGGAAAGTGTGAGTATTTGGTGCAGTGAGGCCATCCGCCTTGAATATTTATCAAGTGGTTCATGCTAACAAGACAAATTATCTTCAATATCTGTCCCCTGTTTAATGTTTGTAGCAGGAAGGATGAgggagaaacaaaacaaaataagaatttGAAAGAAACATGGTTTCAGCATAGACTGAGTTAAGGGAGACCAATGTCTGTCTGAACTGAAATATGTGGGAGTTTGTGATTGTAAGATTAGCTTCCTTGAATGCCTCTGATGCAGTTACCTTGAATCTGAGGGcaagtccttttttttaaaaaaaattatcccaACATGTTGGCAAAGCTGAtcgtgccagcatttattgaccatcccccTAACTGCCCAAGGGAAGGTGCTAATGAGGCACTCaaatactgcagtccatgtgagaTGTTGTGGTTTAGATTATCTTTAACCCACTCACCAGCTCGCTATATTCATAAATGAATGGGAACCCAGTATTAATAACTCCTTTACTAACCCACTTGTTCATGTTTCATTCATGCATAACTCCCCACTCGAacactgtttcattcattcattaataaaattccagtctgtaatttATTTTACAATCATAAGAtataggtttttttaaaattttgtctaaTCAAAACAGCCTTTTCAAGCCCATTCACACCTTATCGACCCTTGCTACCTCTGACTAAGTGTAGCATACAGACCAATATCATGACTGCCATCAAGTCTCCATGAAAGGTTATAACATTAATCAGCCCTTGTCAACCGTCTCTCAGACCTGAATAGATTACAGGACAAACAGTTTCCCTAATTAGTATGCACTTgttaaaatatcttttaaactgggccattatccctttaagaaaccGTCAAAGCAGGGCTTCCGTGAAATCgcgtgaatgaatgaatgaaactcacactGGCAAATAACAGACAAACCTCACAATCCAACTGCGATAATCAATTTAATaaactttattcttttattagATACAGGTACAATTTCTAACTTAGAGCACTTGTTCACTAACTTAAAAGACAGAAGGACTAACACTTCTTAATTATGTAAGCAGACTGGACAGACACTCAAAACTATCAGAAGTAGCAGCCAGTATTTGACATGCTTTAACCTatctcccaggacagaagccccTCAAACCTTTGTGTACTATAGATAAAACAGTGTaacatatattaaaattccattactatggTAAGAATTGTGCATAAAAAGGCTCGTGTGAGAACTGTATTTCAGGATTCTATTGCTACCTTGAACTTGTGCTACTTGCGGTTTCTGAATAAAGAAGCTAATTTTGCCACTCACTGATTTTGATCATTATTTGAACATGATGCCATAATGCCCAGAGATTTTAGTGTTAGGAATTTCAGGATGTTGACCCCcaacagtaaaaaaaaactgatttaatTCCATCGCATTATCCCTACTTGGGACATCATTATCACTTCATTGCTGCTGGATTAATACCCTGGAACACTCTTCCGAGCAAGTGTGGGTGTTACAACAGCACAGTGACTGCAGAGCTTTAAGAAAAACACttcccatcactttctcaagggcaattcagAATGGGTCACAAATACTAGCCTTGCCAATGATATTAACGTCCCAGGAAGTGATGTTAAAACAACACAGAAGGGTCATATAATGAGAGAGCTACAGCTCAGAAAAAGGCTTTTTAGCGCATCACATCTGTACCAGTCAAAACAACGACCTAAcaagtagataggacagtgaagatggtggtGCTTGGTTTGCCTTTACTCATCAGTGCATtacgtataggagttgggaggtatgttgcaactgcacaggacattggttaagccagttttagaatgctgtgtgcaattctggtctccctgctacaggaaggatgtggtgaaacgtaatggtttaaaaaagatttacaaggatgttgacagggctggagggataggctgaataggctggggctattttcccttaaCATCGGAGGcagaggcgtgaccttatagaggtttatagaatcatgaggggcatggatagggtgaatagacaaggtcatttcctcaGGGTGGAAGGGtggagaagtccaaaactagaggacatagatttaaaaaggatcgaagaggcaactttttccatgcaTAATGTtgtgtttgtatggaatgagttgctagaagaggtatagttacaacatttaataaaggcatctggatgggtatacagtACAAATatgaagggcttagagggatgtgggccaggtgctggcaaacaGAACGCGATTTATTTAGAatacctagttggcatggacaagttggaccgaaacaTCTGTCTCCGTACTGTGGATCTCTGATGCCAACAATGCAAATTCCATTTTggagcacttggcccacagccttgtcaagttttttttatttactcatggaatgtgggcattgccagctggccagcatttattgcccatccttaattgcctttgaactgggTGGCTAGCttgctcagctatttcagagggcacaTGAGatttaaccacattgctgcaCACCTGAAGTcgcatgaaggccagaccaggtgaggatggtagattccttccctgaaggacactagtgaaccagatgagttgtTGTTGTCAATCAACAGTTTTCACGGTCTTGAGTAGAATCACAGAgacgtacaacatggaaacaaattctttgatccaactcgtgcattccgaccagaaatcctaacttaatctggtcccatttgccagcacttggcccgtattcctctaaatccttcctattcatatacctatccagatgcctattaaatgctgtaattgtaccagcctctaccacttcctctggcagctcattccacacacaaaaccactctctgtataaaagagttgccccttacgtccctttaaATTTCTCCCCTTTCACCcttaacttatgccctctagttctggactcccacaccccacagaAAACACTtggtctgtttaccctatccatgcctctcatgatttaataaacctctataaaggtcacccctcagcttctgatgctccagggaaaacagcccagcctattcagcctgtccttgtagctcaaaccctggcaatatccttacaaatcttttctgaaccctttcacatttcacaacattcttctgataggagggagactagaatggcatgcaatattctaaaactgaccgaaccaatgtcctgtatggccgcaacgtgacctcccaactcctaaagtcaatacactgaccaataaaggaaagcataccaaatgccttcctcactgtcctatctacctgcaactctactttcaaggatctatgaacttgcactcagaggtctttgttcagcaacacaccccaagacctcaccattaagtgcacaagccctgttctgatttgcctttccaaaatgcagcacctcacatttatctaaattaaactccatctgccactcctgagcacattggcccatctgatcaagatcccgtcgtactgaggtaactttcttcactgtccactccacctccaattttggtgtcatctgcaaatttactaactgtacctcccatgttcacatccaaatcatttacataaatgacgaaaagcagcagacccagcactgatccttgtggcacacttctggtcacaggcctccagtctgaaaaccaacccttcatcagcaccctgtcttctaccttcaaaccagttctgtattcaaatggctagttcttcctgtattctatgagatttaACTTTGCACAACAgtataccatgaggaaccttttcaaaCGTCTTACAAAAGTTTATatctcacatccaccactctgacctcaccatacatctttgtgacttcttcaaaaatctcaatcaagttcgtgagttatgatttcccatgcacaaagcctttccaaatgtgtaaatcctgtccctcaggattccctccaacaacttgcccaccactgatgtcaggctcattggcagttatctggcttttccttaccacctttcttaaatagtggtaccacattagccaacctccagtcttccactgcctcacctatgactatcaatgatacaagtatatctcagcaagagacccaacaatcacttccctagcttcccacaaagttgtagggtacacttgatcaggtcctggggatttatccacatgtgttttaagacatccagcacttccccctttgcaatatggacatttttcaagacatcaccatctatttcatcATATTCTATACCATCCAAGTCCttatccacagtaaacactgatgcaaaatactaatttctgccccatctcttgcagttccacacataggctgccttgctgatctttgaggggccctattctgtccctagttacccttttgctcttattgtatttataaaatccctttggatttttcttaatcccatttgccaaagctgtctcatgtcccctttttgccctccagatttccccCTTAAATATACTTCGACTGCCTTTATGTGCTAACGATTACCTTGATTTCTGCCTTCTATACCTGATGTGcatccttatttttcttaaccaaaatgtcaatttgtctagtcatccagcagtccctacacctaccagtcttgcctttcacccaaacaggaacaTACCGTCTCTAggctcttgttatctcatttttgaaggctttccattttccagccattgcTTTACCTGCTAACATCTActcccagtcaacttttgaaagatcttgcctaataccatcaaaattggccttcctcaaaAGTTCcacttgtagatctggtctatcattttccatcactacttcaaaactaataaaattatggacgctggccccaaagtgcacctccACTGACATCTTGGTCACCTACCTGGCCATATTTCCCAAggataggtcaagttttgcagcttCTCTCATAGGCATATCTACATACTGAatgagaacattttcttgtacacacaaattcctctccacctaaatccttaacactatggcaatacCTTCTTAATTCCAGAAATTCTGGTTACAAATTCAACAacctgtcatggcaggattcaaactcaggtctccagaacactagttgagtttctggattaatagtctagtgataatactatGAGGCCTTTGCAG contains:
- the LOC132833979 gene encoding uncharacterized protein LOC132833979: MVEPRAPRFSDAALKVLVEQVRAHKEVLFPSDGRKMPRQTLRQAWREVALYVNLKSITPRTWLQCRKKFNDLTRTARDKLAQKPRNPLGGGERPLSIQAPTQMEQEALDIVEIYSRRSIENGEAGGQVSQGLSHYLGLAGHEMEERPLMGEAPSPAPSFQYHNTEISVADGREGELQESSRGELFGGSEQELNILERTVQETDGHRASSDSSYAEEHRDAELSGPAFKRKIFHVHHQLLEALDSLSRSCLTLSESVEDSASILCGVLPQGITTLQSAMEHMVSSVETAVKPPVLEPVAPALASLIEAQTSAIQALACTISSGLERLGARIDRGFGRVTGLLESALPPASGGADEARAQGGATGVARSRPPRDSSASTPSPHPQPPTAPEAAMVSPPEARAPCARALRDRRP